The genomic stretch TCTAAGCGTTCAAGATCGTCTCTATTGACGATCACGTGATCAATAATTCCGTATTCCTTGGCCTCTTGAGCCGACATGAAATAATCCCGGTCCGTATCTGTTTGAAGCTGGTTTAAATCCTTGCCGGTATGGCGCGCCAGGATCGCATTCAAGGTTTCCTTCATCCGGAGAATTTCCCGGGCCTGGATGGCGATGTCCGAGGCCTGACCCTGAAACCCGCCCATGGGCTGGTGGATCAGTATCCGGGCGTTGGGCAGAGAATAACGCTTGCCGGCGGCGCCGGCCGCCAGCAATACGGCCCCCATGCTGGCCGCCTGCCCCAGGCAGACCGTGGCGATATCCGGTTTAATGTACTGCATCGTATCATA from Desulfobacterales bacterium encodes the following:
- the clpP gene encoding ATP-dependent Clp endopeptidase proteolytic subunit ClpP, translating into MPLIPIVIEQSSRGERAYDIYSRLLKDRIIFLGTAMNDEVANLLIAQLLFLESEDPDKDINFYINSPGGIVTAGLAVYDTMQYIKPDIATVCLGQAASMGAVLLAAGAAGKRYSLPNARILIHQPMGGFQGQASDIAIQAREILRMKETLNAILARHTGKDLNQLQTDTDRDYFMSAQEAKEYGIIDHVIVNRDDLERLDKTEAKNG